A single region of the Fusobacterium sp. SYSU M8D902 genome encodes:
- a CDS encoding DUF3343 domain-containing protein — MKSERFLLLASDSTHFVMKLEKYLQNSEICCRIIPLPSEISAGCGLSVRVELEDQEKVDNVLLQENIQVDRYIVEKIGFKKKIEKI; from the coding sequence ATGAAAAGTGAAAGATTTTTACTGTTAGCTTCTGACTCTACACATTTTGTTATGAAATTAGAAAAGTACTTGCAAAATTCTGAAATATGTTGTAGAATAATACCGTTGCCGAGTGAAATTAGTGCTGGTTGTGGATTATCAGTAAGAGTTGAGCTTGAAGATCAGGAAAAGGTTGACAATGTACTATTACAGGAGAATATTCAAGTGGATAGATATATTGTAGAGAAGATTGGATTTAAGAAAAAAATAGAAAAAATTTAA
- the yedF gene encoding sulfurtransferase-like selenium metabolism protein YedF, which translates to MIKVDAIGQVCPVPIILTKNALKDIEEGQVEVSVDNKISLENLEKMSREMGYDYSVEESGEIFKIVINKMRESIEIRDEEENTVVVIDSLHMGKGDPELGRILMKGFIYTLSEMEELPKTVLFYNEGVKLVVEGAESLQDIKVLEERGVEILSCGTCLNFYGITESLGVGSITNMYTILERQMKATRVIKP; encoded by the coding sequence ATGATAAAGGTAGATGCTATTGGACAAGTATGCCCTGTACCAATTATATTGACAAAAAATGCTTTGAAGGATATAGAAGAGGGGCAGGTAGAGGTATCTGTTGATAACAAAATCTCTTTAGAGAATTTAGAGAAAATGTCTAGAGAGATGGGATATGATTACAGTGTGGAAGAGAGTGGAGAGATCTTTAAAATTGTGATCAATAAAATGAGAGAGAGCATTGAGATAAGAGATGAAGAGGAGAATACAGTTGTTGTAATAGACTCTTTACATATGGGAAAAGGTGATCCAGAATTAGGAAGAATTTTAATGAAGGGATTTATCTATACACTTTCTGAAATGGAAGAGTTACCTAAAACTGTACTTTTCTATAATGAAGGGGTAAAACTTGTAGTTGAAGGAGCAGAGAGTTTACAGGATATAAAAGTTCTAGAGGAGAGAGGTGTAGAGATACTATCTTGTGGAACTTGTTTAAACTTTTATGGAATAACAGAGAGTTTAGGAGTGGGATCTATAACTAATATGTACACTATCCTTGAGAGACAGATGAAGGCTACAAGGGTGATAAAACCATAA